The following proteins are encoded in a genomic region of Toxotes jaculatrix isolate fToxJac2 chromosome 3, fToxJac2.pri, whole genome shotgun sequence:
- the abraa gene encoding actin-binding Rho-activating protein: MSSGGTTTVSPQEPQAFKRAVRKIKCAAMVANLAKSWQGWANEHSDKQDAIPSGWMPSSVEEEDKKERNHMVKLTVTPRVIASDASDTSGSKIRTCSVTKTVQPKRSECSSSDLVNAIRGKMESGPEESKPFLGNESPTRRRQMRALQSAGGGGVIQDRKLMLQEKKQGSRSSSVDTEDSGIGEEAVLSDNSESKTEHGDIQSKKQTERPKIKIATMGDIKSRWQQWSEQHMEGQKLNPFSEEFDFEYAMAQRLRKGDSGYGRPKDGSKTAERGDRAQKHIHREMEEMVWIIKDMGFKDKEGRTIITFGRLFDRYVKISDKVVGILLRCRKHKMLDFEGEMLWKGQDDDVIITLRD, encoded by the exons ATGAGTAGCGGTGGGACCACAACAGTTTCACCACAGGAGCCTCAGGCTTTCAAACGGGCAGTGCGGAAGATAAAATGTGCCGCTATGGTGGCCAACTTGGCCAAGAGCTGGCAGGGCTGGGCCAATGAACACTCTGACAAGCAGGATGCTATCCCGAGTGGCTGGATGCCCTCATCTGttgaggaggaagacaaaaaagAGCGCAACCACATGGTCAAACTTACTGTCACTCCACGTGTAATTGCATCGGATGCCTCCGATACCAGTGGGAGTAAGATCAGGACCTGTTCTGTCACCAAGACGGTCCAGCCGAAACGCAGcgagtgcagcagcagtgatttgGTCAATGCCATCCGAGGCAAGATGGAGTCGGGTCCCGAGGAGAGCAAGCCGTTCTTGGGCAACGAGTCACCAACACGACGGCGCCAGATGAGGGCTCTTCagagtgcaggaggaggaggggtcaTCCAAGACAGGAAGTTGATGCTCCAAGAGAAGAAGCAGGGGTCGAGGAGTAGCAgtgtggacacagaggacagcGGGATCGGAGAGGAGGCAGTGCTCAGTGACAACAGTGAATCCAAAACTGAACACGGTGACATCCAGTCCAAGAAACAAACCGAGAGGCCCAAG ATTAAGATTGCCACAATGGGCGACATCAAAAGCCGTTGGCAGCAGTGGTCCGAGCAGCACATGGAGGGCCAGAAGCTCAACCCCTTCAGTGAAGAGTTTGACTTTGAGTACGCCATGGCTCAGCGCCTCCGCAAGGGGGACTCCGGTTATGGTCGACCCAAAGACGGCTCCAAGACAGCCGAGAGAGGCGACCGGGCACAGAAACACATCCacagggagatggaggagatggTGTGGATTATCAAAGACATGGGCTTCAAAGATAAAGAGGGCAGGACGATCATCACCTTCGGCCGCCTCTTTGACCGCTACGTGAAGATCTCGGATAAGGTGGTGGGCATCCTTCTGCGTTGTCGCAAACACAAGATGCTGGACTTTGAGGGTGAGATGCTGTGGAAAGGACAGGATGATGATGTTATTATTACCCTGAGGGACTGA